One Buteo buteo chromosome 5, bButBut1.hap1.1, whole genome shotgun sequence DNA window includes the following coding sequences:
- the IQCB1 gene encoding IQ calmodulin-binding motif-containing protein 1 — protein MANAPSAGLAAADPRVLALAAQVAESPEQDIPLLLLKLKGILNSASLGCEESKKIKQDIYDYDLTQYCMLVLRQDHSRLRGGWAIAAQLAEILSHCCVGLEVKGDPEEFYKKFLPSAIDNLLVLGRRLQARFIRALKDEEKQDFLHWFQTVTDAICWLFGGHIQLAACVLQNDHFLQLLITDDVETAITMMSVLHNILRVNSSVLLQVDEETLHSVLDELVYKLSSTTNPVIGNAATKLLLLVAKFCKQLVKLLTARYKGLKGLLSKQWTGKGFDRDLSQLLDLLYLEQSSGKGEMQRQHQAACIIQAMWRGFQTRKRLKKLPQAVTTLQRSFRAKRQQELQHLKKQKEDEALKLQMQLQRQRAMRLFHERQLALLEIIHASQVNKYMEEMEGKSALTIQRFWRGYRARRNFHQQKQSLKEYKAAVVIQRAACKFLEKRRRRRLLSPWKDPKGLTDEQRLALQQKVDDYIKLHPASQMSEEMSKELHMQAQEKLAQFLLRSRLDQRAAQRREALLAQVNTDVELLMSAPGLARTTEKDLDVFMSRSIPVATKARQSHNTMLKYTRWPWWKKLGDEFMEDDVVPDDALNAELGTIFIGGRKSF, from the exons ATGGCCAACGCGCCCAGCGcggggctggcagctgcagacCCCCGGGTACTGGCCTTAGCTGCTCAGGTCGCTGAGAGCCCAGAACAGGACATCCCCCTGCTACTTCTGAAGTTAAAGG GAATTTTAAATAGTGCTTCCTTGGGATGTGAAGAAtccaaaaaaattaagcaagatATATATGATTATGATCTTACACAGTACTGCATGCTGGTCCTTAGACAAGACCACTCTCGACTGCGTGGGGGCTGGGCTATCGCTGCCCAGCTAGCAGAGATactaag TCATTGTTGTGTAGGTCTAGAGGTGAAAGGAGATCCTGAGGAATTCTACaagaaatttcttccttcagctATAGACAACCTGCTGGTTTTGGGAAGACGCTTGCAAGCACGATTTATCCGAGCACTCAAG gatgaagaaaaacaagattttttacACTGGTTCCAAACAGTAACTGATGCCATCTGCTGGCTGTTCGGTGGGCATATTCAACTAGCAGCATGCG taCTGCAAAATGATCACTTCCTGCAGTTGTTAATAACAGATGATGTTGAAACAGCAATTACAATGATGTCTGTTTTACACAATATTTTGAGGGTCAATAG tTCTGTCTTGCTTCAGGTTGATGAAGAGACCCTTCACTCTGTTTTGGATGAACTTGTTTATAAGCTTTCATCTACCACCAATCCTGTCATAGGGAATGCTGCTACAAAACTGCTATTATTGGTGGCAAAATTTTGCAAGCAGCTTGTGAAGTTACTCACAGCTCGCTACAAAG gATTAAAAGGGCTTTTAAGTAAACAATGGACTGGCAAAGGATTTGACAGGGATCTCAGTCAACTCTTGGACCTGCTGTACTTGGAACAATCcagtggaaaaggagaaatgcag AGGCAGCATCAAGCAGCTTGTATAATCCAGGCTATGTGGAGGGGATTTCAGAcaaggaaaaggctgaaaaaactACCCCAAGCAGTGACCACTTTACAGAGGAGCTTCAG AGCTAAACGGCAACAGGagctgcagcatttaaaaaaacagaaggaagatgaGGCTCTAAAACTGCAAATGCAACTTCAGAGACAGAGGGCCATGAGACTCTTCCATGAGCGACAGCTGGCCTTACTGGAAATAATCCATGCCA GTCAGGTAAATAAGTACATGGAGGAAATGGAAGGGAAATCAGCATTAACTATCCAGAGATTCTGGCGAGGGTATAGAGCAAGAAGAAATTTTCATCAACAGAAACAATCTCTTAAGGAGTATAAAGCAGCTGTTGTCATTCAGAGAGCA GCTTGTAAATTCTTGGAAAAACGAAGAAGGAGGAGACTTCTCTCTCCTTGGAAAGATCCCAAGGGACTGACTGATGAGCAGAGACTAGCTTTGCAGCAGAAGGTGGATGACTACATCAAATTGCATCCG GCTTCCCAAATGTCAGAAGAAATGAGTAAAGAATTACATATGCAAGCCCAGGAAAAGCTGGCACAGTTCCTGCTGAGGAGCAGACTGGATCAGAGAGCAGCGCAGCGAAGAGAGGCCTTACTGGCTCAGGTCAACACTGATGTGGAGCTGCTAATGA GTGCTCCAGGGTTAGCAAGGACTACAGAAAAAGATCTTGATGTCTTTATGAGTCGATCAATCCCTGTAGCTACCAAGGCAAGGCAATCCCACAACACTATGCTGAAATACACTCGCTGGCCATGGTGGAAGAAGCTTGGAGATGAGTTTATGGAGGATGATGTCGTTCCTGATGATGCCCTAAATGCAGAACTGGGAACTATATTTATTGGTGGAAGGAAATCCTTTTAG
- the EAF2 gene encoding ELL-associated factor 2, translating to MNGTVPSLFDPKERVLKLGESFEKQPRCAFHTVRYDFKPASIDMSCEGDLKVGKGEQVTITLPNIEGSTPPVTVFKGSKKPYLKECILIINHDTGECRLEKLSSNITVKKTRAEGSSKVQSRIEQQQQQMRNATKVPNNVKNSPPKEKMFPSSPMDDIERELKAEASIMDQLSSSDSSSDSKSSSSSSSSSENSSSDSEDEETKPSLPMSMPYLQPQPTVSAIPQQAIPDKDASHNRSQESSGHMMNTLRNDLQLSESGSDSDD from the exons ATGAACGGAACGGTCCCGTCGCTTTTCGACCCCAAGGAGCGGGTGTTGAAGCTGGGCGAGAGCTTCGAGAAGCAGCCGCGCTGCGCTTTCCACACCGTTCGCT atgACTTTAAGCCTGCATCTATTGATATGTCCTGTGAAGGAGACCTTAAAGTTGGCAAAGGTGAACAGGTGACAATAACACTGCCAAATATTGAG GGCTCAACTCCACCAGTGACTGTGTTCAAGGGCTCAAAGAAGCCTTATCTAAAAGAATGTATCTTAATTATCAACCACGACACTGGAGAATGTCGCCTAGAGAAACTTAGTAGCAACAtcactgtgaaaaaaaccag AGCTGAAGGAAGCAGTAAAGTCCAGTCTCGCAtagagcagcaacagcagcaaatgcGAAATGCAACTAAGGTTCCAAACAATGTTAAAAATTCTCcaccaaaagaaaagatgtttccGTCTTCTCCTATGGATGATATTGAACGAG AGCTAAAAGCAGAAGCCAGTATCATGGACCAGCTGAGTAGCTCTGACAGTTCATCTGACTCTAAAAGttcttcatcctcttcatcAAGTAGTGAAAATAGTTCTAGTGATTCTGAAGATGAAGAAACGAAGCCCTCTCTTCCTATGTCCATGCCGTATTTGCAGCCGCAGCCTACTGTGTCTGCCATACCACAACAGGCTATCCCTGACAAAGACGCCAGTCATAACAGATCCCAAGAGAGCAGTGGTCATATGATGAATACACTAC GAAATGACTTGCAGCTGAGTGAATCTGGAAGCGATAGTGATGACTGA